The Verrucomicrobiia bacterium genome includes a window with the following:
- a CDS encoding NADH-quinone oxidoreductase subunit M — MLAWTIYISFLGAAVLPLLPAKDARAARLLALSTAALGLSFAVAETLQAAPGQLETIVNVPWIPSMGIRFHLAADGISLTLVLLTGIAAIAGILFSWNIEYRAKEFFALYLALIGGVYGVFLSFDLFLLFVFYEIAIIPKYFLIAIWGSTRREYGAMKLALYSFGGSAMVLIGLLAAFVIAGGHTMSLQQLAEFPFPHAFQMWAFPLVFVGFGILAGLWPFHTWAPTGHVAAPTAASMLLAGVVMKLGAYGCLRVAMTLFPQGLGPWGFHVLGFASWLDLFSVLGLIGILYGATVALVQTDFKYVIGYSSVSHMGFVLLGLMTLNPIGLSGAVLQMFSHGIIAGLLFAVVGRMVYDRTHTRQLANLERMNLSRLMPFAAVTFTVACVASMGLPGFSGFAAELQVLVGAWRAFPTLAVVAGIGLVVGVAYTLRALLKAFFSDQPAAPAHSGMPPITMPEKIGAVILMVTSLLIGLFPSLLLNLIVPSLSSSLFNGLRQIAGP, encoded by the coding sequence ATGCTGGCCTGGACCATCTATATTTCCTTCCTTGGGGCGGCCGTGCTGCCGCTCTTGCCGGCGAAAGACGCGCGGGCCGCCCGCCTGCTCGCCCTCTCGACCGCCGCCCTCGGTTTGAGTTTCGCCGTGGCGGAGACACTCCAGGCCGCGCCCGGCCAACTCGAGACGATTGTCAATGTCCCGTGGATTCCATCGATGGGCATTCGATTTCATCTCGCCGCCGATGGTATCAGCCTGACTCTGGTTCTGTTGACAGGCATTGCGGCCATCGCTGGCATCCTTTTTTCCTGGAACATTGAGTATCGGGCGAAGGAATTCTTTGCATTGTACCTGGCCCTCATCGGAGGGGTTTATGGTGTCTTCCTCAGCTTCGATTTGTTTCTGCTGTTTGTGTTTTATGAGATTGCGATTATTCCAAAATATTTTTTGATAGCCATTTGGGGCTCGACGCGGCGGGAATATGGCGCGATGAAGTTGGCTCTCTACTCGTTTGGCGGCAGCGCCATGGTGCTCATTGGTTTATTGGCCGCCTTTGTCATCGCCGGGGGGCACACCATGAGCTTGCAGCAACTGGCTGAGTTCCCTTTCCCTCACGCGTTCCAGATGTGGGCCTTCCCTCTTGTGTTTGTTGGATTTGGAATTCTGGCCGGCCTTTGGCCCTTTCATACCTGGGCGCCGACGGGCCATGTAGCGGCACCGACTGCCGCTTCCATGCTGTTGGCGGGTGTTGTGATGAAACTGGGCGCCTACGGCTGCCTTCGGGTGGCGATGACTCTTTTCCCTCAAGGATTGGGGCCATGGGGCTTTCATGTGCTCGGGTTCGCCTCCTGGCTGGACCTGTTCAGCGTGCTCGGGCTGATTGGGATTCTCTATGGCGCGACGGTCGCGCTGGTTCAGACGGACTTCAAATATGTTATTGGCTACTCGAGCGTGAGCCATATGGGTTTTGTGTTGCTGGGCTTGATGACCTTGAACCCCATTGGGCTCAGCGGCGCTGTGCTGCAGATGTTCTCACACGGGATTATCGCGGGGCTGCTCTTTGCAGTCGTCGGGCGGATGGTCTATGACCGCACGCACACCCGGCAACTCGCCAATCTCGAGCGAATGAATTTGAGCCGGTTGATGCCCTTTGCGGCGGTCACATTTACTGTGGCGTGTGTTGCCTCGATGGGTCTGCCCGGGTTCAGCGGGTTTGCGGCGGAGTTGCAGGTCCTGGTCGGCGCCTGGCGGGCCTTCCCCACCTTGGCAGTTGTAGCGGGTATCGGCCTTGTTGTAGGAGTGGCCTACACATTACGGGCCCTGCTTAAGGCATTTTTCTCCGATCAACCAGCCGCCCCAGCTCATTCGGGTATGCCGCCCATTACAATGCCCGAAAAGATCGGGGCG